The proteins below come from a single Portunus trituberculatus isolate SZX2019 chromosome 4, ASM1759143v1, whole genome shotgun sequence genomic window:
- the LOC123510802 gene encoding LOW QUALITY PROTEIN: transmembrane 9 superfamily member 4-like (The sequence of the model RefSeq protein was modified relative to this genomic sequence to represent the inferred CDS: inserted 1 base in 1 codon) produces the protein MWYAVVVLWALFPMPRGFYVPGVAPVEFQRLSPVEVKAVKMTSSQTQLPYEYYSLQLCRPRSGTIYKSENLGEVLRGDRIVNTPYEVRMAQDAPCRLLCHDLPQPITWNADAARQVVDRIRHEYFVHLLVDNLPCATRYPAADGGDSVYQRGYKLGYIQNNRAYINNHLRLILSYHTDDDLNFRVVRFEVETASVDLADLKGSINNCSFPEKHNPQEVKETGTDLLFTYSVQWRPSEVRWASRWDIYLQMTDVQIHWFSIINSLVVVFFLSGILTMIMIRTLRRDIARYNADESLEETLEESGWKLVHGDVFRPPRYPKLFTALVGSGVQIFCMALITIVLAMFGMLSPASRGALMTAGILLYVFMGLIAGYMAGRLYRTLRGQQWRSAAFWTSTLFPAFVFSTGFFLNFFIWGKQSSGAVPFSTMVALIALWVCVCVPLTFIGYYFGFRKQPYEHPVRTNQIPRQVPEQVWYMHPALCLLMAGVLPFGAMFIELFFILSAIWENQFYYLFGFLFLVFVILVVSCGQISVVMVYFQLCGEDYHWWWRSLIXSGGSAVYVAAYSLFYLSTKLEMTEFVPLLLYFGYTTIMVVTFWLLTGTIGFYAAYVFIRNIYGAVKID, from the exons TCTTCCCCATGCCCAGGGGGTTCTACGTGCCCGGTGTCGCCCCTGTGGAGTTCCAGAGGCTCTCCCCGGTGGAGGTGAAGGCTGTGAAGATGACCAGCTCCCAGACGCAGCTCCCCTACGAGTATTACTCCCTCCAG CTGTGTCGGCCTCGCAGTGGCACCATCTACAAGTCTGAGAACCTCGGGGAGGTGCTGCGTGGTGACCGCATCGTCAACACGCCCTACGAGGTGCGCATGGCCCAGGACGCCCCCTGCCGCCTGCTGTGCCACGACCTGCCCCAGCCCATCACATGGAACGCTGATGCTGCCCGCCAGGTGGTGGACCGCATCCGCCACGAGTACTTCGTGCACCTGCTGGTGGACAACCTGCCCTGCGCCACCAG GTACCCCGCTGCCGATGGCGGGGACAGCGTGTACCAGCGCGGCTACAAGCTTGGCTACATTCAGAACAACCGCGCCTACATCAACAACCACCTCAGGCTCATCCTCTCCTACCACACCGACGATGACCTCAACTTCAGAGTGGTCAGGTTTGAGGTGGAGACAGCTAGTGTTGACCTGGCTGACCTTAAG ggTTCCATCAACAACTGCTCATTCCCGGAGAAGCACAACCcgcaggaggtgaaggagacagGCACTGACCTTCTCTTCACATACTCGGTGCAGTGGCGGCCCTCTGAGGTGCGGTGGGCCTCTCGCTGGGACATTTACCTGCAGATGACCGATGTGCAGATTCACTGGTTCTCCATCATCAACTCTCTAGTGGTGGTGTTCTTCCTGTCTGGCATCCTCACTATGATTATGATCCGAACGCTGCGTAGGGAtattgcaag GTACAATGCTGACGAGAGCCTTGAGGAGACGCTGGAGGAGTCCGGGTGGAAGTTGGTGCACGGTGATGTGTTCCGGCCGCCACGCTACCCCAAGCTGTTCACTGCACTGGTGGGGTCCGGCGTGCAGATCTTCTGCATGGCGCTGATCACCATCGTGCTGGCCATGTTTGGCATGCTGTCGCCGGCCTCACGTGGCGCCCTCATGACGGCTGGCATCCTGCTCTACGTGTTCATGGGCCTCATCGCCGGCTACATGGCAGGCCGCCTCTACCGAACCCTGCGTGGCCAGCAGTGGCGCTCCGCAGCCTTCTGGACCTCCACACTGTTCCCCGCCTTTGTGTTCTCCACCGGCTTCTTCCTGAACTTCTTCATCTGGGGCAAGCAGTCCAGCGGCGCCGTGCCCTTCAGCACCATGGTGGCACTCATCGcgctgtgggtgtgtgtgtgcgtgccacTCACCTTCATTGGCTACTACTTTGGGTTCCGCAAGCAGCCATACGAGCACCCGGTGCGCACCAACCAGATCCCCCGCCAGGTGCCGGAGCAGGTGTGGTACATGCACCCGGCGCTGTGCCTGCTGATGGCTGGCGTGCTGCCCTTCGGTGCCATGTTCATCGAGCTGTTCTTCATCCTGTCTGCCATCTGGGAGAACCAGTTCTACTACCTGTTTGGTTTCCTGTTCCTGGTGTTTGTGATCCTGGTGGTGTCGTGCGGCCAGATCAGCGTGGTGATGGTGTACTTCCAGCTGTGCGGCGAGGACTACCACTGGTGGTGGCGTAGCCTCA ACTCGGGTGGCTCGGCGGTGTATGTGGCTGCCTACTCCCTCTTCTACCTCTCCACCAAGCTGGAGATGACGGAGTTTGTGCCACTGCTGCTCTACTTCGGCTACACCACCATCATGGTGGTCACCTTCTGGCTGCTCACCGGCACCATCGGCTTCTACGCTGCCTACGTCTTCATCAGGAACATTTACGGCGCCGTCAAGATTGACTga
- the LOC123510810 gene encoding gastrula zinc finger protein XlCGF49.1-like, protein MLTPHVEAMFRCEECGKQFAYKNNITHMIVHGGEEKFACEECCSLLSQQAQLSTHMLVHTDQGVTAVTGMPILQDKNFTCLTASIPSVAEKRFACEVCAKLFPRKSSLKTHRLVHSGEKRFECDECGSRFTRKSSLTTHRFTHTGEKKFECEECGSLFTRKSSLNIHRLAHRGEKKFECDKCGKRFTRRSSLNTHMLMHNGEKKFECGTCGTSFTRKSSLNTHMLVHTGD, encoded by the coding sequence ATGTTGACGCCACACGTGGAGGCCATGTTCCGCTGCGAGGAGTGTGGCAAGCAGTTTGCCTACAAGAACAACATCACACACATGATCGTGCACGGCGGGGAGGAGAAGTTTGCCTGCGAGGAGTGTTGCAGCCTCCTCTCGCAGCAGGCGCAGCTCAGCACACACATGCTGGTGCACACAGACCAGGGTGTCACAGCTGTCACTGGCATGCCCATCCTGCAGGACAAGAACTTCACCTGTCTCACGGCCTCCATACCCTCCGTGGCTGAGAAACGCTTTGCCTGTGAGGTCTGTGCCAAACTGTTCCCCCGCAAGAGTTCCCTCAAGACCCATCGCCTCGTGCACAGCGGTGAGAAACGATTTGAGTGCGATGAGTGCGGCAGCCGATTCACGCGCAAGAGCAGCCTCACCACGCACCGCTTCACACACACCGGGGAGAAGAAGTTTGAGTGTGAGGAGTGCGGCAGCCTGTTCACCCGCAAGAGTTCCCTCAACATTCACCGCCTGGCCCACCGTGGTGAGAAGAAGTTTGAGTGCGACAAGTGTGGCAAGAGGTTCACCCGTCGCAGCAGCCTCAACACACACATGCTCATGCACAACGGAGAGAAGAAGTTTGAGTGTGGGACATGTGGCACCTCGTTCACCAGGAAGAGCAGCCTCAACACACACATGCTGGTGCACACTGGTGactaa
- the LOC123512052 gene encoding group XIIB secretory phospholipase A2-like protein produces MKQLAVAVLVVLMVVAASNVASGEAYFETLYEMMVEAKDTLKEVAESVNQGLKTVAHTIKFVETFIDSTVEEDCIFKCPRKRIPVRNTNHIPQANGCGSLGMFFEKEDLPRSEMVDCCNHHDLCYDTCGADKDNCDMKFKRCLYSTCDVGREEGNFIAEKKCKGGAKLLYTATMALGCTSFKEAQKEACLCVDAKDIPGTRNEL; encoded by the coding sequence ATGAAGCAGCTGgcggtggcggtgctggtggtgctgatggtggtggcggcatcTAATGTAGCCAGCGGAGAGGCATACTTCGAGACACTGTATGAAATGATGGTGGAGGCTAAAGACACACTGAAGGAGGTGGCTGAATCTGTCAACCAGGGACTTAAGACAGTCGCACATACTATAAAATTCGTCGAAACCTTCATCGACTCAACTGTGGAGGAGGACTGCATATTTAAATGTCCTAGGAAGAGAATACCTGTGAGAAACACGAACCACATACCGCAGGCGAATGGGTGTGGGTCCCTTGGCATGTTTTTTGAGAAGGAAGACTTGCCACGCAGTGAAATGGTCGACTGCTGCAACCACCACGACCTCTGCTATGATACCTGTGGTGCTGACAAGGACAACTGTGACATGAAGTTCAAAAGGTGTCTGTATAGCACCTGTGATGTCGGCAGAGAGGAGGGGAACTTTATAGCAGAGAAGAAGTGCAAGGGAGGGGCCAAGCTGCTCTACACGGCTACCATGGCTCTCGGCTGCACATCTTTCAAGGAGGCGCAGAAGGaggcgtgtctgtgtgtggatgCCAAGGATATCCCCGGCACACGTAATGAGTTATAA